In Haematobia irritans isolate KBUSLIRL chromosome 1, ASM5000362v1, whole genome shotgun sequence, a genomic segment contains:
- the LOC142221715 gene encoding uncharacterized protein LOC142221715 yields MKLFVSFILIAVLYNCHVSAFLPLNAIEDIFNPEYDDEKTTTIVPEMKHKKKHEPTDFLDKLMTTIRTTKSEFLNMLEDISDNFLDLFSTTSDVHHKNNTKKLADMTKTTTTTMSPNDIAASLSSQTTTTTTMSPHNIADGASSLKPITTTVSPPEKTTESEPW; encoded by the exons atgaaattattcGTGTCTTTCATCCTTATAGCTGTGCTATATAATTGTCATGTTTcggcatttttacctttaaatgCAATAGAAGATATTTTTAATCCAGAATATGATGACGAGAAGACGACCACAATTGTTCCGGAAATGAAACACAAGAAGAAACACGAACCAACTGATTTTCTAGATAAATTAATGACAACAATAAGAACAACAAAATCGGAATTTTTGAATATGTTAGAGGATATTTCCGAT AACTTTTTGGACTTGTTTTCAACAACCTCAGATGTACACcacaaaaacaatacaaaaaagcTAGCAGATATGACGAAGACGACAACTACCACTATGTCTCCAAATGATATCGCTGCTAGCTTATCCAGTCAAACTACGACAACTACTACCATGTCCCCACATAATATTGCTGATGGCGCATCCAGTCTAAaaccaataacaacaacagttAGTCCTCCCGAAAAAACAACAGAATCCGAACCATGGTAA